A stretch of the Phaseolus vulgaris cultivar G19833 unplaced genomic scaffold, P. vulgaris v2.0 scaffold_48, whole genome shotgun sequence genome encodes the following:
- the LOC137817412 gene encoding uncharacterized protein — protein sequence MSLETRRPDHPLEPALYFTSFDLEGVFPHEDDPVIIFVVTIGQKVHRVLVNQGRLAFVMFWGTFTNMQLSPDQLRPYNGCLVGFAGDRVEVQGYIELRTTFSDENAAMTITSKYIVVNASFAYNLLLGRPSLNRLGAVASIVHMKMKLPSTEGGVITIKVDQKTARKCYESSLKNRGGTYTIAIQAGDAEWIAEADVLNKRRLELAGEVQERDIKGKKFKLGTSLCKELEDKIADVISENMNAFARSSADMLGIDRDFLCHQVNMDERVKPMVQRRRKFNEDKHLIIREELISF from the coding sequence ATGTCCTTGGAGACGAGGAGACCTGATCATCCTCTGGAGCCCGCTCTCTACTTCACAAGTTTCGACTTGGAAGGTGTTTTTCCTCATGAGGATGATCCGGTGATAATATTTGTCGTCACGATAGGGCAAAAGGTGCATAGGGTCTTGGTCAATCAGGGAAGATTGGCTTTTGTGATGTTCTGGGGAACGTTCACCAATATGCAGTTGTCTCCTGACCAGTTGAGGCCATACAATGGGTGTTTGGTCGGCTTCGCAGGAGATCGGGTAGAGGTCCaagggtacattgagttgaggacgacCTTTTCTGATGAAAATGCAGCCATGACAATTACCAGCAAGTACATTGTAGTTAACGCATCTTTTGCTTACAATTTGCTTTTGGGGCGACCCTCCTTGAATAGGTTAGGTGCAGTAGCTTCAATCgtccatatgaagatgaagttgccttctACTGAGGGAGGAGTGATCACCATAAAGGTTGATCAGAAGACGGCGCGAAAATGCTACGAGAGTAGTTTGAAGAATCGAGGGGGAACTTACACAATCGCTATTCAAGCAGGAGATGCAGAATGGATTGCAGAGGCGGATGTCCTCAATAAGAGACGACTTGAACTTGCTGGAGAGGTTCAGGAAAGGGACATAAAAgggaagaagttcaagctcGGCACCTCGTTGTGTAAAGAGTTGGAAGATAAAATAGCCGATGTGATATCAGAAAATATGAATGCTTTCGCACGGTCGTCTGCAGATATGCTCGGGATAGACCGAGATTTTTTATGCCATCAGGTTAACATGGATGAAAGGGTCAAACCCATGGTGCAAAGgcgaagaaagttcaatgaagatAAGCACCTCATCATTCGAGAGGAGCTCATAAGTTTTTGA
- the LOC137817413 gene encoding uncharacterized protein, whose amino-acid sequence MSEFQLQKERRRQELIKYLVHTEQSRDIIRMGPKAFIQLFQRIWTTGLVKDAYRSTVEEQLAKFLHIIGHNVKNQNCLGAIDETHVRVKVARANAPRFRERKDWSTQNIFVGCDFDMKFTYVLAGWKGTASDSRILKDALVRDDPLVIPEGKYYLGDAGFMLKPNIITPYRGVRYHLKEYSRKGPQNAKELFNLQHSSLRNVIERTFGVLKKRFLILGSGTEPHYDVDTMTKIVLACCILHNFLRRVDNYESLIEEVDHELL is encoded by the exons ATGAGTGAGTTCCAACTACAAAAAGAGCGTCGCAGGCAAGAATTGATAAAGTACTTGGTTCACACTGAACAATCTCGTGATATTATTCGCATGGGACCGAAAGCTTTCATTCAATTATTTCAACGAATATGGACAACTGGACTTGTTAAAGATGCATATCGATCAACCGTGGAAGAACAACTAGCGAAATTTCTGCACATTATTGGGCATAATGTGAAGAATCAAA ATTGTTTAGGGGCCATAGATGAGACTCATGTACGTGTTAAGGTTGCACGTGCTAATGCACCTCGTTTTCGAGAGAGAAAAGATTGGTCAACCCAAAACATATTTGTAGGTTGTGACTTTGACATGAAGTTCACATATGTCCTGGCTGGTTGGAAAGGAACTGCCTCCGATTCAAGGATATTGAAAGATGCTTTGGTACGAGACGATCCTTTGGTTATTCCAGAAG GAAAATACTATCTTGGTGATGCAGGTTTTATGTTAAAACCAAATATAATAACACCTTATCGTGGGGTTAGATATCATTTGAAAGAATATTCGCGAAAAGGGCCACAAAATGCTAAAGAGTTGTTTAATCTTCAACATTCTTCACTTAGAAATGTAATTGAGAGAACATTTGGGGTGCTGAAAAAACGATTTCTAATTTTAGGAAGTGGGACTGAGCCACATTATGATGTCGATACTAtgacaaaaattgttttagcttgttgTATTCTGCATAACTTTCTTCGCAGGGTCGACAATTATGAGTCTTTGATTGAAGAAGTAGATCATGAATTGTTATAA
- the LOC137817414 gene encoding phosphoenolpyruvate carboxylase kinase 2-like, translated as MSEYLQRDYVVSEEIGRGRFGTVYRCSSADSGEFYAVKSIDKVAISAAGDSLDTQCLFTEAKIVQLLSPHPHIVNLHTLYEDETHLHMVLDLCYEPKFHHQVMPEREAASVMWQLMKAVAHCHLLGVSHRDIKPDNILFDEENRLKLADFGSADTFKEGEPMSGVVGTPPYVAPEILAGRDYNEKVDVWSGGVVLYQMLAGFLPFRGDSPVEIFEAVLHSSLRFPTRVFSSVSPAAKDLLRRMLCRDVSRRFSAEQVLRHQWFSITEQTD; from the exons ATGAGTGAATACCTCCAGCGAGACTACGTCGTTTCGGAAGAGATCGGCCGGGGAAGATTCGGTACCGTGTATCGGTGCTCGTCGGCGGACTCTGGCGAGTTCTACGCCGTTAAATCCATTGACAAGGTAGCCATAAGTGCCGCCGGAGACTCCCTGGACACTCAATGCCTCTTTACTGAGGCCAAGATCGTTCAGCTTCTCTCCCCTCACCCTCACATCGTCAATCTTCACACCCTCTATGAAGACGAAACGCACCTCCACATGGTTCTCGACCTCTGTTACGAACCCAAGTTTCATCACCAGGTCATGCCGGAACGCGAAGCTGCTTCGGTGATGTGGCAGCTCATGAAAGCCGTGGCCCACTGCCACCTTCTCGGCGTGTCCCACCGAGACATAAAGCCCGACAACATTCTTTTCGATGAGGAGAATCGGCTGAAGCTAGCCGATTTCGGCTCGGCTGATACTTTTAAAGAGGGCGAGCCGATGAGCGGGGTGGTGGGGACGCCTCCTTATGTGGCTCCCGAGATCCTCGCCGGAAGGGATTATAACGAGAAAGTGGACGTGTGGAGTGGCGGCGTGGTTTTGTATCAAATGTTGGCCGGGTTTTTGCCCTTTCGAGGCGATTCCCCTGTGGAGATTTTTGAAGCTGTGCTGCACTCCAGTTTGAGATTCCCAACCCGGGTTTTTTCTTCTGTTTCACCTGCCGCCAAGGATCTCCTTCGTAGAATGTTGTGCAGAGATGTCTCTAGAAGGTTCTCTGCTGAACAAGTTCTGA GACACCAATGGTTTAGCATTACTGAACAGACTGACTGA